In the Phaseolus vulgaris cultivar G19833 chromosome 7, P. vulgaris v2.0, whole genome shotgun sequence genome, one interval contains:
- the LOC137830188 gene encoding long chain acyl-CoA synthetase 1-like, which translates to MKAFSVKVEEGREGKNGSLSVGPVYRSVFSKNEFPPMDPDFSTTWDIFCESVKNYPNNPMLGRRKIVDGKIGPYVWNTYKEVYEEVLHISSALRACGAEVGARIGIYGSNCPEWIVAMEACSAQSLICVPLYDTLGHGAVDFILDHAEIDVVFVQDKKVKEVLNPECKSSKRLKAMVCFTTLTQEEKDKASAIGIKPYSWDDFLQLGKANPKSAIPPQAHDICTIMYTSGTSGDPKGVVLIYENAMALVRGMDLFMEQFEDKMTVNDVYLSFLPLAHILDRTIEEYFFRKGASVGYYHGDLNALRDDLMELKPTLFAGVPRVFEKVYEGIKKAVEDLNPIRRTVFGLLYNYKLGWMKKGYKQREASRLADLLAFRKVKARLGGRVRLIISGGAALSPEVEEFLRVTTCAFVCQGYGLTETCGPTTLGFPDEMCMVGTVGAVSIYNEIRLEEVPEMGYNPLETPPCGEICVRGKTVFSGYYKNPELTRESIRDGWFHTGDVGEILPNGIIKIIDRKKNLVKLTQGEYIALEHLENVYGITPIVEDIWVYGNSLKSMLVAVVVPNEEVANKWAYTNGHISSFDKLCSLDQLNKYVLSELKLTAERNKLRGFEHIKGVILEPYPFDMERELVTATLKKKRNKLLKYYQVEIDELYLSLTKEKQKM; encoded by the exons ATGAAGGCCTTTTCGGTTAAGGTTGAGGAAGGAAGGGAAGGTAAAAATGGTAGCCTCTCTGTTGGTCCAGTGTACCGCAGTGTCTTCTCCAAAAATGAATTTCCACCAATGGATCCTGATTTCTCCACAACTTGGGATATTTTCTG TGAGTCTGTCAAAAATTATCCTAACAACCCAATGCTAGGACGGCGTAAAATTGTAGATGGAAAG ATTGGACCATATGTGTGGAACACGTATAAGGAAGTTTATGAAGAAGTTCTGCATATAAGTTCTGCTTTACGAGCATGTGGAGCCGAAGTT GGTGCTCGAATTGGAATTTACGGATCTAATTGCCCTGAATGGATTGTGGCAATGGAG GCTTGTTCTGCTCAAAGCTTAATTTGTGTGCCTCTCTACGACACCCTTG GACATGGTGCTGTAGATTTTATCCTAGATCATGCAGAAATAGATGTTGTGTTCGTCCAGGATAAGAAGGTTAAAGAG GTCTTAAATCCTGAATGTAAATCCTCAAAGCGACTTAAAG CCATGGTGTGCTTCACTACATTAACACAGGAAGAGAAAGATAAGGCTTCTGCTATTGGAATTAAGCCATATTCCTGGGATGACTTCTTGCAGTTG GGAAAAGCAAACCCCAAAAGTGCTATTCCTCCTCAGGCTCATGACATCTGTACAATAATGTACACTAGTGGGACAAGTGGAGACCCTAAAGGAGttgttttaatatatgaaaACGCAATGGCTTTAGTAAGAGGAATGGATCTTTTCATGGAACAATTTGAAGACAAG ATGACTGTGAATGATGTGTATTTGTCATTCCTACCCTTGGCCCATATCCTTGATCGCACAATTGAGGAGTACTTTTTCCGTAAGGGTGCATCTGTTGGTTACTATCATGGG GATCTGAACGCGTTGAGGGATGATTTAATGGAGTTGAAACCAACACTGTTTGCTGGCGTCCCACGGGTTTTTgagaaggtgtatgaag GTATCAAGAAAGCAGTGGAAGACCTTAACCCAATTAGGAGAACTGTTTTTGGCTTGCTCTATAACTA CAAACTTGGTTGGATGAAAAAAGGATATAAGCAAAGAGAAGCATCACGTTTAGCAGATCTATTAGCCTTCAGAAAG GTCAAAGCCAGGCTTGGTGGTCGTGTTCGACTAATAATCTCTGGTGGAGCAGCATTGAGTCCTGAGGTGGAAGAATTCTTGCGTGTCACTACTTGTGCTTTTGTATGCCAAGGCTATg GTTTGACTGAAACATGTGGACCAACTACTCTTGGCTTTCCTGATGAAATGTGTATGGTTGGTACTGTTGGAGCTGTATcaatatacaatgaaataagGCTGGAGGAGGTTCCAGAGATGGGATACAACCCTCTTGAAACTCCTCCATGTGGTGAAATATGTGTAAGAGGGAAAACTGTTTTTAGTGGCTACTACAAAAATCCAGAGTTAACAAGGGAATCTATTAGAGATGGATGGTTTCACACAG GGGACGTAGGAGAAATTCTTCCTAATGGTATAATTAAGATTATTGACAGGAAGAAGAATCTTGTTAAACTCACCCAAGGAGAGTATATAGCACTTGAGCATCTAGAAAATGTTTATGGTATCACTCCTATAGTTGAAGAT ATCTGGGTTTATGGGAATAGCTTGAAGTCAATGTTAGTTGCAGTAGTAGTTCCTAATGAAGAAGTTGCGAATAAGTGGGCATATACAAATGGTCACATATCTTCTTTCGACAAACTCTGCTCTCTTGACCAACTCAACAAATATGTGCTATCTGAGCTGAAATTGACAGCTGAGAGAAATAAG CTGAGGGGCTTTGAACATATCAAGGGAGTGATATTAGAGCCTTATCCATTCGACATGGAAAGAGAATTGGTGACTGCAACActtaagaagaaaagaaacaaacTGCTAAAGTATTATCAG GTGGAAATAGATGAACTATACCTAAGTCTGACAAAAGAGAAGCAAAAAATGTAA